One Hypomesus transpacificus isolate Combined female chromosome 6, fHypTra1, whole genome shotgun sequence DNA segment encodes these proteins:
- the LOC124469110 gene encoding B-cell lymphoma/leukemia 11B-like, producing MSRRKQGNPQHLSLSLRETIRPEANHESAAGSVSPAPSNPSPRWVGPGEHDLLTCGQCQTNFPLGDILVFIEHKRRLCRGAAGPPGCFTKPGENGSSVSPRGRLVLGRGAVPVEVGIQVTPGGEEEERRMTPAKGICPKQERGNAGRGTAFY from the exons ATGTCCCGTCGCAAGCAAGGGAACCCGCAGCACTTATCGTTGTCACTGAGAGAAACAATACGGC CCGAGGCCAACCATGAGTCAGCGGCAGGATCCGTGTCTCCGGCACCGTCCAATCCCAGCCCTAGGTGGGTGGGGCCTGGCGAGCATGACCTGCTGACCTGCGGCCAGTGCCAGACCAACTTCCCCCTGGGAGACATCCTGGTCTTCATCGAGCACAAGAGGAGGCTGTGCCGCGGAGCTGCGGGCCCTCCAGGGTGCTTCACCAAGCCGGGGGAGAACGGCAGCTCCGTCTCCCCCAGGGGGAGGCTGGTGCTGGGCAGGGGGGCCGTGCCTGTGGAGGTGGGTATCCAGGTGACGCCcggcggagaggaggaggagaggaggatgacccCCGCCAAAGGAATCTGCCCcaagcaggagagggggaacgCAGGTAGGGGCACCGCCTTTTactag